A single region of the Nocardioides ochotonae genome encodes:
- the murJ gene encoding murein biosynthesis integral membrane protein MurJ produces the protein MSEPSTDVREEDRKILASSAVMAAGTVVSRASGFVRTALLAAALGAGLHADQFTIANTVPNALYILLAGGVFNAVMVPQLVRAMKHDPDGGVAYTNRILTLAGLFLAAVTLVLVLAAPLVMDLYLGEQYGRPSLAEQRDSAIDLARYCLPQVFFYGMFVLVGQILNSRGRFGPMMWAPIANNLISIGVLIAYLMSFGAATGAGEDAAYSVDEELLIGLGSTAGIVVQFLILIPYLRATGFRFRPRFDFRGTGLGHTLRLGMWTVLFVVVNQIAYTVVVNLASSGAADGGTGYTVYSFAFLLVMVPHSVITVSLATAILPRLSRQGADGDLAALGRTLGGTLRTALAVMVPFAALLPLVAPELARILFGFGASADSIGAYAPTLAVFGPGILLFTVHYLVLRGFYALEQTRTVFLNQCWVALTNVVVALAAVRAVDPEHTAPALAAAYAASYLVGSVLSYTVLRRRVGTLDDARLVRFLARLALITLLTVAVAAIPAFTLDSWSGTESWPGAVLVAGVTLGVAGVVYLLLARVFRLREVTDVIETLTRRLPGSRRKDRGLR, from the coding sequence ATGAGCGAACCCTCCACCGACGTGCGCGAGGAGGACCGCAAGATCCTCGCCTCGAGCGCGGTGATGGCGGCCGGCACGGTGGTCTCGCGGGCGAGCGGTTTCGTGCGTACGGCGCTGCTCGCCGCCGCGCTGGGCGCCGGCCTGCACGCCGACCAGTTCACGATCGCCAACACCGTCCCCAACGCGCTCTACATCCTGTTGGCGGGCGGAGTGTTCAACGCGGTGATGGTGCCGCAGCTGGTGCGGGCCATGAAGCACGACCCGGACGGCGGGGTGGCCTACACCAACCGCATCCTCACCCTCGCGGGCCTGTTCCTGGCAGCGGTGACGCTGGTGCTGGTGCTGGCCGCGCCGCTGGTCATGGATCTCTACCTGGGCGAGCAGTACGGCCGCCCCTCGCTCGCCGAACAGCGCGACTCCGCGATCGACCTGGCGCGCTACTGCCTGCCCCAGGTCTTCTTCTACGGCATGTTCGTGCTGGTCGGGCAGATCCTGAACTCGCGCGGGCGCTTCGGCCCGATGATGTGGGCGCCGATCGCCAACAACCTGATCTCGATCGGGGTGCTGATCGCCTACCTGATGTCCTTCGGCGCCGCCACGGGCGCGGGCGAGGACGCGGCGTACTCGGTCGACGAGGAGCTGCTGATCGGCCTCGGCTCGACGGCCGGCATCGTCGTGCAGTTCCTGATCCTCATCCCCTACCTGCGCGCCACCGGGTTCCGGTTCCGCCCGCGCTTCGACTTCCGCGGCACCGGTCTGGGCCACACCCTGCGCCTGGGCATGTGGACGGTCCTGTTCGTCGTGGTCAACCAGATCGCCTACACCGTGGTGGTCAACCTCGCCTCGAGCGGCGCCGCGGACGGCGGCACCGGCTACACGGTGTACTCCTTCGCCTTCCTGCTCGTGATGGTCCCGCACTCGGTGATCACCGTGTCGCTGGCGACGGCGATCCTGCCGCGGCTCTCGCGCCAGGGCGCCGACGGCGACCTGGCCGCGCTGGGGCGGACCCTCGGCGGCACCCTGCGCACCGCGCTGGCGGTGATGGTCCCGTTCGCGGCGCTGCTGCCGCTGGTGGCCCCCGAGCTCGCCCGCATCCTGTTCGGGTTCGGCGCCTCGGCCGACTCGATCGGCGCCTACGCCCCGACCCTGGCGGTCTTCGGCCCCGGCATCCTGCTGTTCACCGTCCACTACCTGGTGCTGCGCGGCTTCTACGCCCTGGAGCAGACCCGCACGGTCTTCCTCAACCAGTGCTGGGTGGCGCTCACCAACGTCGTGGTCGCCCTGGCCGCCGTACGCGCGGTCGACCCCGAGCACACCGCGCCCGCACTGGCGGCGGCGTACGCCGCGTCGTACCTGGTCGGCAGCGTGCTGTCCTACACCGTCCTGCGCCGCCGGGTCGGCACCCTCGACGACGCCCGCCTGGTGCGGTTCCTGGCCCGCCTCGCGCTGATCACGCTCCTCACCGTCGCGGTGGCCGCCATCCCGGCGTTCACCCTGGACAGCTGGTCCGGGACCGAGAGCTGGCCGGGTGCGGTCCTGGTCGCCGGGGTGACGCTCGGCGTCGCCGGCGTGGTCTACCTGCTCCTCGCCCGGGTCTTCCGGCTGCGGGAGGTGACTGACGTCATCGAGACCCTGACGCGACGGCTCCCTGGCAGCCGCCGCAAGGACCGCGGCCTACGATGA